The Bombus pascuorum chromosome 5, iyBomPasc1.1, whole genome shotgun sequence genome segment ACAAGCACATAGGACAGATCCTTAAATTTAACCTTAAATACATAGgatcttgtatatactaaattgcGACCAAAGAGGCCAGATCCTtcattttataggttcttgtatatgctaactCTAGTTTCCTTCACTGCTTGGCCGTATGGTGCAGCACTAGTTCCGGAATAAGCAGGATCATAAGCGAGAGTACTCTCATTTCCTCTCTGATTTGTATGTTGCGGTCTGTGGTTTGCGGTATTTTGGATATACGTTAAAATGGAAAACGTCAAAAAACTTTGAATAGATTTTAACGAAGTACTTTTGAATGACAATGCTAGAAAGTATGATGGTTGAATCAACATGAGAAAGAACGTTCTTAACCGTCTttccttttaaataaatattaataagctATGTAAATTTTGCCATTGACAACTGATATGATATGATCATGGCGGAATCTACGAAGACAGAGGATGATAAAATTAAGTGTAACATTTTAATCGTCGGAGCTGGAATGGCTGGATTGTCAGCTGCAAATCATTTACTGAAGAATCAAGAGACCGATTTTTTGATTGTCGAAGCACGAGGTCGCATAGGTGGGCGTATAATCGCTACCAAAATCGGTGAGCTTCTACTTAACCTATTTTAGAACTTTCTCAATCAATAAGTATTTCGATTCTTGGTCTTTACTTTTGATTTTAATCGACCGATTTACCTATCTTCTTAATATGATTGTTACATTATAATACGTACCTGAattgttattttcttatattatgtatttataatatttaatcattgTTGCAatcatagaaaatataaattgaagatAGTACCATtacatttgtattttgtacaaattattttttgataaacaCGCAAAAATAGATGAAGTACAAAAGGTATTAAGAGTTTGTTGACCTATGCATTTATACTTTGGTTAGGACTTTAATAGCACTGCCATTAAAAGAcagattctttttaaaaaataaaacaaaaatataaatttgtatatatgtgtacatatgaattttaatttcttatggaaataattatataaaaacttttaaaatttaaatacccATGTACTTTAATACAGGCAATGAAAAAGTAGAATTAGGAGCAAATTGGATCCATGGTGTCCTAGGGAATCCAATGTTTGAATTAGCTATGGCAAATGGATTAATAGATATAGTACATGTACCAAGGCCTCATAAAGTTGTAGCTGCTATGGAAGATGGGAAACAATTGCCTTTTCCAGTTTTGCAAGAAATTTATGAAGCTTATGTGTGTTTTTTAAGAAGATGCGAGGAATATTTCTTAAGTACTTATAGCCCCCCAGATGGAATAAACAATGTTGGAGCACATGTGTCATTAGAGGCTGAGATTTATTTATCAACCTTGCCATctgaagaaagaagaatcaGACAGTTATTGTTTGATTGTTTACTCAAAAGAGAAACTTGTATTACTGGCTGTGATAGCATGGAAGATGTCGATTTGTTGGAAATGGGATCTTATGCTGAACTTCAAGGTGGAAATATTAGTCTTCCAAATGGATACAGTGCTATATTAGAACCAGTTTCAAAACACATACCAAAGAGCACCATTCTAACTAAACATGTTGTCACTAAGATTAGGTAAACATAGCTTCAAATTGGTTTCTTTTCAATGTTAAATTTATGCTATGGATTCtcacataaatatattaattataggTGGCAAAGAAACAAATGCATGGACAATGAAAATTCCAATAACTGTTCTAATACAAATTCACCTATCGAAATACAAtgtgaaaatggaaaaacaaTATTAGCTGATCATGTTATTTGTACATTGCCATTAGGAGTACTTAAGGAAAAAGCTAATGATATATTTGAACCACCTTTACCAAATGACAAACTTGAAGCCATAGATAGACTTTTATTTGGTGctgtagataaaatatttttagaatatgaAAGACCATTTTTAAATCCTGGTGTGTCAGAAGTAATGCTCCTATGGGATGATAGAGGACTGTCAGAGGAAGAGAAGCAGGACATTAGTAAAACATGGTTCAGAAAGATCTATTCTTTTACGAAAATTTCGGAAACTCTATTACTGGGTTGGATATCAGGAAAAGCTGCTGAATACATGGAGAAATTAAGTGGAGCGGAAGTAGCAGAAGTATGCACATCGATATTAAGGAGATTTCTTAACGATCCGTTTGTACCAGCACCAAAAAATTGTTTGTGCACCTCGTGGCATTCACAGCCATATACGCGTGGTTCCTACACTGCTATGGCTGTTGGTGCAAGTCAATTAGACATTGATCGTTTAGCTGATCCTATATTACAAGAAGATGATCCTTCGAAAATAGTAATAGCGTTTGCAGGTGAACATACGCATTCTTCCTTTTATAGTACGGTACACGGGGCATATTTAACCGGTCGGACCGCTGCCCAAGCACTTTTGGACtcgagaaagaacgaaaagaattCATTGAGTCTCAGTTGCGAAGAGACAAGTGATCTAAGTTCATGGATACAAGGAATTtctctaaattaaatattaaaagttgttTTAAGAAAAGGTGAATCGGAAGTTATTCTCTATATCGAAATTTTCACACAATTGAGCACAATTTATTATCGTGgtacgaagaatattttacacaCTGTCGAAATCGATGACAATTGTGATTTATAGATGTTTGGTATTAACGCGAAATCTTGTgaactattttaattttgtaaataatatagcgaattgtttatattatgtacataacaACGcctgtttaaaattttaagactttataaatatgtattttgcGATTTGATCTACTATCAtacttttcttcttaaataatCGAGAAAAGAATGACAGTATGAAAATCGTATCACGAACATGCTTCATTTTATAGGGTCACCTAACATcagttatacaaattttatataattaatgctaTCATAAGTGCTTTTTATCCTTAATAGAAATTCAGACAATTTAGTGATCGCTAATCACTGCATTAAATAATGAATTGATTTTTACCTCTCTATGGACAAAGTGAATGTAACATGATCTTACTTtgacaaagaaataaaattaaacatctATATTTGCATAGCAAATTTAGTAATATTTGTTGTTATATCTACACATATATCTATGACTATATATAGATGATAATggacaaaatatcaaaattatacaattccAAAATTGCCAgttgttttatttgaatttattcttatttctgaatttttatatgccgttatttgaaagtattattataaagtGCATTTTATCTAgtcatattacgttattacgcattatagtttttaaatatgcaacaaaaatatcctttatcttttatatgtttctttttaatgcaAATAATGTATCAgcttagaataaaattaatcagtgATCTACAATATGAATCAGTCCTGCATATCCATTTTGCAAACAAGACAATAGAAATACGTAGGTGACcataaattatgtttaaaatgTGATAGAAGACCTTGCAATACTATTGTTTTCTTACGTACAT includes the following:
- the LOC132906871 gene encoding peroxisomal N(1)-acetyl-spermine/spermidine oxidase translates to MIMAESTKTEDDKIKCNILIVGAGMAGLSAANHLLKNQETDFLIVEARGRIGGRIIATKIGNEKVELGANWIHGVLGNPMFELAMANGLIDIVHVPRPHKVVAAMEDGKQLPFPVLQEIYEAYVCFLRRCEEYFLSTYSPPDGINNVGAHVSLEAEIYLSTLPSEERRIRQLLFDCLLKRETCITGCDSMEDVDLLEMGSYAELQGGNISLPNGYSAILEPVSKHIPKSTILTKHVVTKIRWQRNKCMDNENSNNCSNTNSPIEIQCENGKTILADHVICTLPLGVLKEKANDIFEPPLPNDKLEAIDRLLFGAVDKIFLEYERPFLNPGVSEVMLLWDDRGLSEEEKQDISKTWFRKIYSFTKISETLLLGWISGKAAEYMEKLSGAEVAEVCTSILRRFLNDPFVPAPKNCLCTSWHSQPYTRGSYTAMAVGASQLDIDRLADPILQEDDPSKIVIAFAGEHTHSSFYSTVHGAYLTGRTAAQALLDSRKNEKNSLSLSCEETSDLSSWIQGISLN